In Oryza sativa Japonica Group chromosome 2, ASM3414082v1, the following are encoded in one genomic region:
- the LOC4329532 gene encoding 1,4-alpha-glucan-branching enzyme 2, chloroplastic/amyloplastic, which produces MAAPASAVPGSAAGLRAGAVRFPVPAGARSWRAAAELPTSRSLLSGRRFPGAVRVGGSGGRVAVRAAGASGEVMIPEGESDGMPVSAGSDDLQLPALDDELSTEVGAEVEIESSGASDVEGVKRVVEELAAEQKPRVVPPTGDGQKIFQMDSMLNGYKYHLEYRYSLYRRLRSDIDQYEGGLETFSRGYEKFGFNHSAEGVTYREWAPGAHSAALVGDFNNWNPNADRMSKNEFGVWEIFLPNNADGSSPIPHGSRVKVRMETPSGIKDSIPAWIKYSVQAAGEIPYNGIYYDPPEEEKYIFKHPQPKRPKSLRIYETHVGMSSTEPKINTYANFRDEVLPRIKKLGYNAVQIMAIQEHAYYGSFGYHVTNFFAPSSRFGTPEDLKSLIDKAHELGLVVLMDVVHSHASNNTLDGLNGFDGTDTHYFHSGSRGHHWMWDSRLFNYGNWEVLRFLLSNARWWLEEYKFDGFRFDGVTSMMYTHHGLQVAFTGNYSEYFGFATDADAVVYLMLVNDLIHGLYPEAITIGEDVSGMPTFALPVQDGGVGFDYRLHMAVPDKWIELLKQSDESWKMGDIVHTLTNRRWSEKCVTYAESHDQALVGDKTIAFWLMDKDMYDFMALDRPATPSIDRGIALHKMIRLITMGLGGEGYLNFMGNEFGHPEWIDFPRAPQVLPNGKFIPGNNNSYDKCRRRFDLGDADYLRYRGMLEFDRAMQSLEEKYGFMTSDHQYISRKHEEDKMIIFEKGDLVFVFNFHWSNSYFDYRVGCLKPGKYKVVLDSDAGLFGGFGRIHHTAEHFTADCSHDNRPYSFSVYSPSRTCVVYAPAE; this is translated from the exons atggcggcgccggcgtctgCGGTTCCCGGGAGCGCGGCGGGGCTACGGGCGGGGGCCGTGCGGTTCCCCGTGCCAGCCGGGGCCCGGAgctggcgtgcggcggcggagctcccgACGTCGCGGTCGCTGCTCTCCGGCCGGAGATTCCCCG GTGCCGTTCGCGTGGGGGGTTCCGGGGGGCGCGTGGCCGTGCGCGCGGCGGGCGCGTCAGGGGAGGTGATGATCCCCGAGGGCGAGAGCGACGGGATGCCGGTTTCAGCAGGTTCAGACGATCTGCAG TTGCCAGCCTTAGATGATGAATTAAGCACGGAGGTTGGAGCTGAAGTTGAGATTGAGTCATCTGGAGCAAGTGACGTTGAAGGCGTGAAGAGAGTGGTTGAAGAATTAGCTGCTGAGCAGAAACCACGAGTTGTCCCACCAACAGGAGATGGGCAAAAAATATTCCAGATGGACTCTATGCTTAATGGCTATAAGTACCATCTTGAATATCG ATATAGCCTATATAGGAGACTGCGTTCAGACATTGATCAGTATGAAGGAGGACTGGAAACATTTTCTCGCGGTTATGAGAAGTTTGGATTTAATCACAG TGCTGAAGGTGTCACTTATCGAGAATGGGCTCCCGGGGCACAT TCTGCAGCATTAGTAGGTGACTTCAACAATTGGAATCCAAATGCAGACCGCATGAGCAAA AATGAGTTTGGTGTTTGGGAGATTTTTCTGCCTAACAATGCTGATGGCTCATCTCCTATTCCACATGGCTCACGTGTAAAG GTGCGAATGGAAACTCCATCTGGTATAAAGGATTCTATTCCTGCCTGGATCAAGTACTCTGTGCAGGCCGCAGGAGAAATCCCATACAATGGAATATATTATGATCCTCCTGAAGAG GAGAAGTACATATTCAAGCATCCTCAACCTAAAAGACCAAAGTCATTGCGGATATACGAAACTCATGTTGGAATGAGTAGCACG GAGCCAAAGATCAACACGTATGCAAACTTTAGGGATGAGGTGCTTCCAAGAATCAAAAAGCTTGGATACAATGCAGTGCAAATAATGGCAATTCAAGAGCATGCATATTATGGAAGCTTTGG GTACCATGTCACCAATTTCTTTGCACCAAGTAGTCGTTTCGGGACCCCAGAAGATTTAAAGTCATTGATTGATAAAGCTCATGAGCTTGGTTTAGTTGTGCTCATGGATGTTGTTCACAg cCATGCGTCAAATAATACCCTAGATGGGTTGAACGGTTTTGATGGTACAGATACGCATTACTTTCATAGTGGTTCACGCGGCCATCATTGGATGTGGGATTCTCGCCTTTTCAACTATGGGAATTGGGAA GTTCTAAGATTTCTACTATCCAATGCAAGATGGTGGCTCGAGGAGTATAAGTTTGATGGTTTCAGATTTGACGGTGTAACCTCAATGATGTACACTCATCATGGATTACAA GTAGCATTTACGGGGAACTACAGTGAATACTTTGGATTTGCCACTGATGCTGATGCAGTAGTTTACTTGATGCTGGTAAATGATTTAATTCATGGACTTTATCCTGAGGCCATAACCATCGGTGAAGAT GTCAGTGGAATGCCTACATTTGCCCTTCCTGTTCAAGATGGTGGGGTTGGTTTTGATTATCGCCTTCATATGGCTGTTCCTGACAAATGGATTGAACTCCTCAA GCAAAGTGATGAATCTTGGAAGATGGGTGATATTGTGCACACACTGACTAACAGAAGGTGGTCAGAGAAGTGTGTTACTTATGCTGAAAGTCATGATCAAGCACTAGTTGGTGACAAAACTATTGCATTCTGGTTGATGGACAAG GATATGTATGATTTTATGGCTCTGGACAGACCGGCAACACCTAGCATTGATCGTGGAATAGCATTGCATAAAATGATTAGACTTATCACAATGGGGTTAGGAGGAGAAGGCTATCTTAACTTTATGGGAAATGAGTTCGGACATCCTG AATGGATTGATTTTCCAAGAGCTCCACAAGTACTTCCAAATGGTAAATTCATCCCAGGGAATAACAACAGTTATGATAAATGCCGTCGAAGATTTGACCTG GGTGATGCGGACTATCTTAGGTATCGTGGCATGCTAGAGTTTGACCGCGCGATGCAGTCTCTCGAGGAAAAATATGGG TTCATGACATCAGACCACCAGTACATATCTCGAAAGCATGAAGAGGATAAGATGATTATATTTGAGAAGGGAGATCTGGTATTTGTGTTCAACTTCCATTGGAGTAACAGCTATTTTGACTACCGTGTTGGTTGTTTAAAGCCAGGGAAATATAAG GTGGTCTTGGACTCAGATGCTGGACTCTTTGGTGGATTTGGCAGGATCCATCACACTGCAGAGCACTTCACTGCC